From the genome of Streptomyces sp. NBC_00523:
GCCGAACTCGCCGGTCTCGGCTACGCGGAGCTGGAGGGCCACCAGACCGGCCACCCCTGGATCGTCGCCAACAAGGGCCGGCTCGGCTTCTCCGCCACCGACGCCGCCCGCTACACCCCGGAAGCCCGCGAGCCCGTCCGGCTGCCCTGGCTCGCCGTCTCCCACCGGATCGCCGAGTACCGGGGCGTGCCCGCCCTGTCCACGCCGGACACGCTTTACACGCAGGAGCTCGACCCGGCTGTCCGCGCCTCCTTCGCGGACAGCCTGTGCGCACGCGGCCTGGACCCGGACGGCTATCACTACCTGCCGGTCCATCCCTGGCAGTGGGACGAGTGGATCGTGCCCCTGTTCGCACCGGCCATCGCCGCCGGAGACATCGTGCCCCTGCCCGCCGACCCGGACGTACGGCTGCCGCAGCAGTCCATCCGTACCTTCGCCAACCTCGCGCGGCCCGACCGGCACACGGTCAAGCTGCCGCTGTCGGTCCTCAACACCCTGGTCTGGCGCGGGCTGCCGACCGAGCGCACCATCGCCGCGCCCGCCGTCACCGGCTGGGTGCTGGGACTGCGCGACAACGACCCGTTCCTGCGCGACACCTGCGGTGTGATCCTCCTCGGGGAGGTCGCCTCGGTCACCGTCGAGCACCCGCTGTACGACCACCTCCCCGAGGCGCCGTACCAGTTCAAGGAGATCCTCGGGGCGATCTGGCGCGAGCCGCTGCCGCCGCGCCTGGCACCGGGGGAGCGGGCCCGTACCCTCGCCTCCCTGCTCCACACCGACCCGGCGGGGCGCGCCTTCACCACAGAGCTGGTCGAACGCTCCGGACTGGCGCCCACCGTCTGGCTGACCCGGCTCTTCGCCGCCCTGCTGCCGCCCCTGCTGCACTTCCTCTACCGCTACGGCACCGTCTTCTCCCCGCACGGTGAGAACGCGATCGTGGTCTTCGATGGGCAGGACGTGCCCGTCCGCCTCGCGATCAAGGACTTCGTGGACGACGTCAACGTGAGCGCGCAGCCGCTGCCCGAGCACGACACCATGCCGCCGGACGTGCGCCGCGTCCTGCTGACCGAGGAACCGGCGTTCCTCACCCAGTTCATCCACTCCGGGCTCTTCACCGGGGTCTTCAGGTTTCTCTCCCCGCTCTGCGAGGAACAGCTCGGTGTCCCCGAGGGCGAATTCTGGTCACTCGTCCGGGCGGAGATCCTGCGCTACCACGCCCGCTTCCCCGAGCTGAAGGAGCGGTTCGAGATGTTCGACATGCTCACCCCGCGCATCGACCGCCTCTGTCTGAACCGGAACCGCCTGCATCTGGACGGCTACCGCGACCGGCCCGTACGCCCGCACGCGGCGGTCCACGGAAGCGTGGCCAACCCGCTCCACCTCCCCGAGTGAGGCCGGGAGTGCCCGTCGATGTCAGCGGCGCCCCGTAGGCTGGCCGGGCTATGACGAAGCCATCCCTCCCCGAGCTCCTGCACGCCGCCGTGACCGCCGTCGGCGGTACGGAGAGGCCCGGCCAGGCCGCCATGGCCGCCGCCGTCGCCGAGGCCGTAGACGACCAATCCCACCTGCTCGTCCAGGCCGGCACGGGGACGGGCAAGTCGCTCGGCTACCTGGTGCCGGCCCTGGCGCACGGCGAGCGCGTCGTCGTGGCCACGGCGACGCTGGCCCTCCAGCGCCAGCTCGTGGAGCGCGATCTGCCGCGTACGGTCGACGCGCTGCATCCGCTGCTGCGCCGCCGCCCCCAGTTCGCCATGCTCAAGGGCCGGTCGAACTACCTCTGCCTGCACCGGCTCCACGAGGGCGTGCCGCAGGACGAGGAGGAGGGGCTGTTCGACCAGTTCGAGGCGGCGGCCCCGTCGAGCAAGCTCGGCCAGGACCTGCTGCGCATGCGCGACTGGGCCGACGAGACGGAGACGGGCGACCGGGACGACCTCACGCCCGGCGTCTCGGACCGGGCCTGGGCGCAGATCTCGGTCTCCTCGCGGGAGTGCCTGGGCGCGAGCAAGTGCGCGTACGGGGCGGAGTGCTTCGCCGAGCAGGCCAGGGAGCGGGCCAAGCTCGCCGAT
Proteins encoded in this window:
- a CDS encoding IucA/IucC family protein, whose protein sequence is MPTYPAHHDATEPPALLTTPELNRDAWDRAASRMLAKMLGEFAYEEVIEPAPRTAGGSTYTLPLDDGGSLSFTARRGVYGSWRVDPGSIRAQGPDPAAGSVPFRDPLLFVTRARRLLGLDGATLGHLLRELTTTLAADARLDHTALTAAELAGLGYAELEGHQTGHPWIVANKGRLGFSATDAARYTPEAREPVRLPWLAVSHRIAEYRGVPALSTPDTLYTQELDPAVRASFADSLCARGLDPDGYHYLPVHPWQWDEWIVPLFAPAIAAGDIVPLPADPDVRLPQQSIRTFANLARPDRHTVKLPLSVLNTLVWRGLPTERTIAAPAVTGWVLGLRDNDPFLRDTCGVILLGEVASVTVEHPLYDHLPEAPYQFKEILGAIWREPLPPRLAPGERARTLASLLHTDPAGRAFTTELVERSGLAPTVWLTRLFAALLPPLLHFLYRYGTVFSPHGENAIVVFDGQDVPVRLAIKDFVDDVNVSAQPLPEHDTMPPDVRRVLLTEEPAFLTQFIHSGLFTGVFRFLSPLCEEQLGVPEGEFWSLVRAEILRYHARFPELKERFEMFDMLTPRIDRLCLNRNRLHLDGYRDRPVRPHAAVHGSVANPLHLPE